The DNA sequence GCAGGTCCCTGCCATCGGCCTGGAAGGTGCCTCCGTTGGCGTCGATGTTGCGGCCCACCTCCTCCAGGCGGTCGCGCGTGTCCATGATGATCTTGCGCGGACTGAGCAATTTGCCGGTGATGTTCGCCGGGCATTCGCTGGTGCAGCGGCCGCACTCGGTGCAGCTGTACGCGTCCATCAGGCTCTTCCAGCTGAGGTCGAAGACGTCCTTCGCACCGAAGCGCTCGGGCACTTCATGGCCGGCCACTTGGCGCGCGGGCGCCGGATCGGGCGGTGGCACCGCGGGATCGATCATGCTGCGCACTTCGCCGGTGATGCGTGGCATGTTGGCCACCTGGGTCTTCGGCTCCAACTTGCTGTACCAGGTGTTGGGGAAGGCCAGGATGATGTGGAAGTGCTTGCTGTAGGGCAGGTAGTTGAGGAAGGCGAGGATGCCCACGATGTGGAACCACCAGAAGCAGCGCTCGAACAGCAGCACGGTGCCATCGGACATGCCCGCGAAGAAGGGCCGCAGGAGGGTGCTTACCGGATAGCTGCCGGCGGCGGTGTAGGGTTCCACCCCGCGCTGGGCGAGCACCTGGTCGGTGGCGTTCATCTTCAGGAAGGCGCCCATGAGGAGGATCTCGGCCACCAGGATGACCATGGCATCGCGCGTGGGCCAGCCCTTCATCTCCGGCTTGTGGAAGCGCGGCAACTGCAGTATGGCGCGGCGGGCGATGAAGACGAAGCAGGCCAGCAGCACGCCCACGGCGAGGATCTCGAAGGACCCGATCAGCAGGTCGTAGAAAGGCCCCAGCACAGCGCCCACGCGGTGCGTGCCGAGGACACCATCGAGGACGATCTCCAGCACCTCCAGGTTGATGATGACGAAGCCCACATAGATGAGGATGTGCATGATGCCCGCGATGGGGCGGGCCACCATCTTGCTCTGGCCCAGGGCCACCAGCGCCATGGTGCGCCAGCGCTCGGCCTTGCGGTCGGTGCGGTCCTCGTCGCGGCCCAGGCGGATGTTGCGGACCACCTTCCCCACATTCCGGGCGAACAACGCGATGGCCGCGGCCAGGATGAGCAGGAAGATGATGTTCCCGAGGGTCATGGCGATCGTTTCTCCTCCTCCATGGACCGCCTGATCCGGTCTATGTCGCTGTTGCTCAGCTTCGGCAGGCGGTCCTTCTTACCGAACAACGACAGATGCATGTATCTGTTCGGATTGATGCGCAGGTCCTCCAGCAGCAGGTCCAGTTCCTTGCTGGCGCTCTCCAGGTTGCGGTAGAGCGTGTCGTTCTTCATCAGCGCGCCCAGGGTGCCCTCACCCCGGTCCAGGCGCTCCATCACCTGCCGCAACTGCTCCGCGCTGGCGGCCATGTCGGCCTTCATGCGGTCCAGGTCGCCATCGGCCAGCTCGGTGGTGATGCTGTCCATGTTGGTGAGGATGCGCGCCATGGTGGCGTTGTACTTCACCAGGTTGCCGGTGATCTGCTTGATGTCGTGGAGCACGGCCTCGATGGTGGCGCGTTCCTCGGCGATCATGCCATCGATGCGTTCGGCGCTGCGGTTGAAGGTCTCCAGCGTGGCGCGGATGCTGGCGAAGCTGGCGTCGATGTCGCGCCGCGCCGAATCGTTGAGGATGAGCTGCAGGCTGGTGAGCACCGAATCCACGCTGGCCAGCATGCCCTCGGCCTTCTGCTTCAGGGGGTCTATGGCGGCGGAGAAGCTCTCGGTGAGGCTCAGTTGCGCGTCGCCGGTGAGGGTGTCGCCGGCCTGTGCGAAGTTCGCCGAGGTGCCCAGCTTCAGGTCGGCCCATTTGCCGAAGAGGTCGCCGCCCAGGGAGATGCGCGAGTCATCGGGGATGCGCAGCCCGCGCTCGTCCACCTGGTAGGAGATGATGATGCGGCCGGTGCCGTCCTCGGTCATGCCCACGCGCACCACCTGGCCCACCTTGAAGCCGTTGTAGAGCAGGGCGTTGCTCTCCACCATGCCCTGGGCGTTGGCGTAGATGGCGTGGATGACGTGGCGCTTCCGGAAGATGTCGCGGCCGCGGAGGAAGTTGACGCCGAAGATGAGCAGGCCGGCCCCGAGCAGGACCATGAGGGCGATGGTGTACTCACGTTTCAACTTCATGCACAATGCACCGCGTCAACGGCCACGGGCCAAATTAACGGCTTCCTGCAGATCGATCCTTTCACCCTTGCGGAACGCCACGATGAAGGCGCCATCGAAGCCCATGGCGCGGCACTTCGCCTGCAACTCGCGCGCGGCCTCCAGCGTGGCCTCGTCTCCGGTGGTGTAGCGGAAGAGGCCGGCGCCCTGGTGTTCCTCCAGGTGCTCCAAGCCACTGAACTGTTTGCCCTTGGTGTCCAACTTCTTGCTGCTGGTGGCCACCTGCACCTTGAAGCTCACCTCCTTCGCGGCGGGCGGCGGCGGCGCGGGCTTGGGCGTTTCGGCCTGCTGCGCCACCACGGGCGCATCGCCCGCGCCCACGCCTTCCATCTGGGCCTTGTAGTCCTTGAAGGCGCGGTAGATGCCACTGGCCAGCAGGTCCTGTCCGCGGGCGCTCTGGAGGAAGTCCTCCTCCTCGGCGTTGGAGAGGAAACCCAGCTCAATGAGCACCGCCGGCATGGTGGTGTAGCTGATCACCAGGAAGCCCGCCTGTTTCACGCCGCGGTCCGGCCGGCCCGCGCGCTCCTTGAACTGCTTCTGCACCAGCGCGCTGTAGAGCAGGCTGTGGTCCAGGTGCGTGTTCTGCCGCAGGCTCAGCGCGATGATGCTCTCGGGGTCCTTCGGGTTGAACCCGTCGTAGCGCAATTCGTGGCCCTCCTCCAGCAGTATGGAGGCGTTCTCCTTCATGGCCACGCGCATGTTCGCCTCGGTCTTGTGCAGGCCCATCACATAGGTCTCCGCACCATGGGGCGCCTTGCTGTCGTTGCTGTTGCAATGGATGCTGATGAAGAGGTCCGCCTTGGCGCGGTTGGCGATGAGGCTGCGCTCCATCAGCTCCACGAAGCGGTCGTCCTTGCGCGTGTAGATCACCTGCACATCGGGGAAGGCCTCCTGGATGTACTTGCCGGCGAGCAGGCTCACGTTCAGCGCCACGTCCTTCTCGTAGGTCTTGTAGCGCCCCGTGCCGGTGGCGCCGGGGTCCTTGCCACCGTGGCCCGCATCGATCACCACGGTGCGTATGCGGTGCGGGTCCAGGCCCTTGTTGGTCTGGGCGTGCGCCGAAGGCCGCACCGTGGCGGCCACCAGGGCGGCCAGCAGCAGGTGTGGGATCATGGTTCTGCGCAACATCGGCCGGGCAAGGGCTTGCGGTAATTTCGGCGCGCCGTCCGCGGCAACGAAGGGAACAGGAATGACGGCAGCCCCGAGCAACAGGCCTTCCCGGCGCGAACATAGCGGCGGCCTTGGGGCGGCACCCCGCGCGGCACTTGCAGTTTTCATCACGTTCGTGTTGGCGGTGGATGCCCGGGCGCAGGCCCTGGAGAGCGAGGTGCGGTATGAGGCCAGGGACAGCATCCGGTACGACCTGCGCAGGCAAACCGTGTACCTCTTCGGTGCGGCCACGGTGAAATACGAGGGTGTGCAGCTCTCCGCCGAGCGCATCTCCTTCAGTTTCAAGAACGAGGAGGCCAGCGCCTTTGGTGCGCCGGACAGCACCGGGGCCGTCACGGGCAAGCCGCGCTTCACGCAGGAGGGCCACACCTTCGAGGCGGACAGCATCCGCTACAACTTCCGCACGAAGACCGGCCTGATACGCGAGGTGCGCACCGAGGAGCAGGGCACCTGGGTGCATGCCGGGCTGAGCAAACGGCGGCCCGATGGCGAGGTGCACGGGCTGGGCGGCATGCTCACCACCTGCGACCGGCCCAAGCCGCACTACCACTTCAAGGTCACGCGCATGATCGTGATGCCCGACGACAAGATCGTGGCGGGGCCGGCCTACATGAAGGTGGGCAACGTGCCCACGCCGCTGGCCGTGCCCTTCGGCCTCTTCCCCAACAAGAAGGGGCGAAGCAGCGGCATCCTCATCCCCGTGTGGGGCAGCAGCGACCAGCTGGGCTACTTCCTGCTGAACGGGGGCTACTACCTGCCGCTGAGCGACCACTGGGACGTGCAGCTCACCGGCGACATCTACAGCCGGGGCAGCTGGGCGGCGCGCACCATCACCCGCTACCGCACGCGCTACCGCTACAGCGGCAACCTGGACCTCAACCACAGCACCCTGCTGAGCAGCGACCCGGAGTTCCCCGACTTCAGCCGGCAGCAGAACTTCTTCGTGCGCTGGAACCACCAGGTGGACCCGCGCGCCAGCCTCACGGACCGGTTCAGCGCCAGCGTGAACGTGGGCACCAGCGCCAACTTCACCAACAACTTCAACAGCAGCACCAACGATTTCCTCAGCAACACCTTCCAGAGCAACATCGCCTGGAGCCGCATCTGGCCCGGCAAGCCCTACAACGTGGCGGTGAACCTGCGGCACAGCCAGAACACGCTGAACCGCACCTTCGACATCACCGCGCCCGCCATCACCGCCAACCTGCAGCGCATCTTCCCCGTGCAGATGCTGCGGCGGCCCGGCGCGCCCAGCCGGTGGTACGACCAGTTCGGCCTCAACTGGAGCACCAGCTTCGACAACCGCCTGAGCACCACCGAGGAGCGCCTCTACTGGGGCAACCTGCCCACCCTGGCCGGCGAAATGCGCAACGGCGTGCGCAACACCGGCGCGCTCACCACCACGCTGAAGAACCGCTTCTTCTCGCTCAACCCCGAGATGCGCTTCACCAACCGCATCTACTTCGACTACCTCGCACTGGCCCTGGATCCGGAAACGAACACCACGCGGCGCGACACATTGCCCGGCCTGCGCGGCGCCACCGACTGGAGCGCCGGCGCCACCCTCACCAGCAAGGTCTTCTTCACCTACACCTACCGCGGCGGCTGGCTCAAGGCCATCCGCCATGTGATCACCCCCAGCGCGGGCTTCAACTACCGGCCCGATACCGGCACCGAGATCACCGGCCCCTTCGGCCCCGATGGCGGCATCATCACCTATTCGCCCTTCGACATCGGCATCTACGGCAAGCCCTCCTCCGGCGAAAGCGGCAGCATCAACCTGGGGCTCATCCAGAACATCGAGGCCAAGGTGCGCGACCGCAAGGGCAGCACCCCCGGCGAGGAGGCCACCAAAAAGATCAAGCTCATCGACTTCCTCGGCATCACCGGCAACTACGACATGCTGCGCGATTCGCTCCGCTGGTCGCCGGTGAACATCGCCGCGCGCACCGCCCTCTTCAACAAACTGAACCTGAACCTGGTGAGCCTGTGGGACCCGCTGGCGGTGAACGCCCAGGGGCAGCGCATAGACCGGCCCGAAGCCGCCGTGAGCGGCCGCCTGGCCCGCATGGTGTACACCAACGTGGCGCTCGGTTTCGATGTGAAAAGCCCCAAGTACGGCCAGGCCATCGGCGAAGCGCCCGCCAACGACCAGCAGGTGGTGGAGGAGACCGACCCCGGCAAGGGCGCCCGCATCAACTTCAGCCTGCCCTGGCGCCTGGGCCTCAACTACAGCTACGACATCAACCGCATCTGGTTCGCCGACAGCTTCACCGACAACGACCGGCAAAGCGTGCTCTTCAACGGCGACATCAACATCCTCAAACACTGGAAGCTGGGCTTCAGCAGCGGCTACGACCTGGTGGCCGAGGAGTTCACGCCCTCCTCCATCAACCTCTACTGGGACCTGCACTGCTGGGAGTTCAACCTGAACGTGATCCCCACCGGCCTGCGCAAGAGCTTCATGTTCCGCATCAACGTGAAGGCCTCGATCCTCAAGGACCTGAAGTTCGAGCAGCGCCGGCCCTACGGCGGTGATCCGGGCCTGTTGTATTGAGGGGGGAACTGTCTGTTGACAGTTGACGGCTGACAGTTGCTCGGATCGCGTGGACCGGCACGGCGTGTTCACAAATGCAATGCGATGCCGCCGGTGGCATAGGCCAGGCTGAAGTCGCTGCGGCGCGCCGGCACACTGCGCACCTCGCCGTTCCAGTGGCCCTCGCTGCCCATGCCGTCCAGCTGTGCCAGCTGCTGCACCATGCACAACTCGCCGTACCAGGAGAAGAATTTGGTGATGTGCAGGTCCGCGCGCAGGCTCGCTGTCAGCGCCCAACCGAGCCCTTTGGCCGTGTGGATGTCGTCCGGCTCCTGCATGTAGCGCGGCGGAAAGTTGAAGCGGTAGTGGTGCGTTTCCCGCAGCCGCAAGGCCTGGATGCCCAGGGTGCCGGTGCCGGCCAGGTGCACCCGGCGGCGCGGCCAGCGGCGCGGCAGGGTGTAGCCCGCGAAGAGCTGCCAGGTATCCACCTCGGGGCGGAAAATGATCACATGGTCGCCATGGGCCAGGTCGTAGGCAGGCACGAAGACGGGCCAGCTTCCACTGGCCGGGTAGTGCACCACGGAATCCACATGGAACACCGAGCCGCCCGGCCGTTCGTAGTAGAAGGCCACGGAAGCGCCCACCACCCAATCGCCCTTCACCCGCACCATGAGCGAAGGGCGCATCACGCTCCACCACTCCTGCTGGCGCGCATCGAAAGCATAGTGCTGCACCCCGGTGCGCTCCTCTCCATAGCTGAGGTGGATACGCGGCCGCTGCCGCCAGATGCCCATGGGTTCCGCATCCTGGGCGCATGCCCCGGTGCCGGGCAGGGCCAGGGCCAGCAGCAAGTAGTGTTGGAGCTTGCACATGGCGCGGTGCAGGTGCCTTGCGGCATGGTGAAATTAGGCCTGTGCCATAATGCCAGCGGCAGTCAGCCGACCCGCCCACGCGCCAAGCACAAGGCCGGCTTACAAAGACCGATAGGACTGAACACGTCGTCCCACACCTCCGCAGGGTCTCCTAAGGCACAAAGGGACCCTGCGCATAGGAACGTGGGAAGCCTATCGGCAAAACCACGCACACAGCGGGCGGAAGCTCCTGTCCTTCGGAACGCAGGGTCCCTTCGGAGGCCCTGCGGAGGTTCAGAATTGACGCCGAAATGGCGCTCTTGCTGGGATGAGCTGGCAACTATGCGAACGACGCAGGCAGGGCTTACCAGATGCCGTAGAGGCAACAGACGATGCCGCCGACACCTTCGCAGGTCACAGCGAACGTCGATGCTGCACCCTTCAAGACCTTCTACAAGTCCCCTTGGTCACCCAATACTAATTCACACACCTAGATTTTCCCCAGTATACCGCTATCATGGAGATCACGTACTCGTCCTTCTCACGAGATCTGAATGAAACCGCCAATTCATTATCATACTCATCCAGTTTATAAAGTCTATACCCAGAACGATTGTATGTCGCCACCTCATTGATCCGATCATCTCCTTCGGCCTTGCCCCAGTACTTATTCAGAAGATGGAATCGCATGCCAAGGAAACCCAGCTTGTCATCCTTGATCTTTGATTCGACAAAATTCTTGCCTGCAGTTCCGTACACCGCGATACGTACTATCCTACGATTTGAAACTTCCTCATCCAAATAGTCGATCTCCAGTGCGGGTGGCACATGGCCGCCCTTGGTGACGTCTTTATACCATTTCTTGGTCTTCACGGTCATATTCGCGGCTTTGGACACAGAAGGGACATCGCCGAATTTCGCCACCGCCGCATCTATGGTCACACCACACTTCAAGCCAAGGAAGGTATTGAAGTCCAACACTTTGGTCTTACTGATAAGTGCCACTCCTCCATTCTGCTCCATCAAGATCTTCCGCTGTGCGGCTTCCGATTCACAATTGGCCAGTACGTTCTTCGAGGTGCCCTCGAGTTTCTGTGCATCCCTGTGGCGCGCATCGCGAGCATACGATTGACCGGCGGTTTCCCGCGCAGGTGCGACGCCAGCCCGCTTGACATCCGCAGCAGCCCGCTCCATGACACCGCGCAGGAACGCAATGGTGTCCTGCAGGTGCATGGAGGTCATATGGAATCTGTAGTTGTTGATGTTGTTGATCACTTCGATCTTCTGTTCCACCGTCATCGACTGGAACGTGGTCACTTGGTTGATGGTGGTAGTGGTGTTGGTCGTGGTCCTGCACATGACCAGGACCACCGCAGTTAGAATGACAATCGGCAATACTTTACTACCGCTCATGATCGTTCAATTTGACCCGTGCCTCACGTGCATGTTCAAGGTAGCTTGGAGGACATCGTCTAAGCTTCATGGAACAGAGAGTTTCGATCATCTCCCAATACCTGCCCGCTGAGACCGAAGGATATTCCGTGGAGTCCAGTTCGATGAAAAGGAACAAAGACTCAAGCATGGCATCATGCACCTTACTGGACCGTTGCCATCGACATGATGTTCCCTCGGCATCCGAGCCCACTGCCAACAAGTCGCGCATCAATCGACTCAACTCTTCTGATGTATGCACCTCCATCACCAAGCGGCGGTGGACCCCTTTGAGTCTTTCACTCAGTTCGATATCAAGGTCTTTGCATGGGTCCTTGGTCCGATCATGCACAAGGACAACGACCGTAATGACCAATCCGACCATGGTCGCTAGAAAGGTCCACTTTCCATATTTGCCTTTGCTACTGGACATTCATGACGTTTCAACCAAGATGGTCCACATCGCTAATAATTCCATGACAGACCCACGCTCGACCTGGAACATCCATTCATCGTCACACCAAGCCGACCTGTTGCTAAAATAACATTCGGTTCCTATCAGAACAAACAGCCCCGCGCTCGCGCGCGGGGCTGTTGCATGTAAGGGGAGTATGACCAAGTGTCCACACCGTGCGTTCCGCTCGTGAACGCGCCATGCCTGCGGCAGACAGGCGCGGTGCGCTTTACGCCGCACGGCCCAGGGCCGGATCGCTCTGCGCCCCTTCGCCCGCGGTGCCGATGGCACTCACGCAGAAGAAGTAGGCCTTGAAGCTCTCCAGGTCCGTCACCAGGTGCTTCACGCGTGTGGTGTAGCCGATGGCCTGCCAGTTGGCGCTCACCGCCGGGTCCTGGTCGGTCATCCACACCTGGTAGCCGCGCGCGCCGTGCACGCTCTTCCAGCGCAACTCCACCTGGCCTGCCAGCCCGGTCATGCGCGCCTCCATGTTCAACGGCACGCCCGGTATGCCCACGGGGGTGCGCGGACGCGTCAGCGGAAAGCCGCTGCGCTCCAGGTGGGCCGCGTTGCCATCGGCCACCAGCCGCACGTAGTTGGCCTGGCGCTGCAGCACCTCGCGGGCCTCGGCCACCCGCTCCTCGCGCACCAGGCGGCTTTGTGCGCTGCCCCGGATCGCCGCCTCTATGGCGTCCTCCAGCTGCTGGGCCAGCGTCACCATCTCGCCCATGGCAACCGGCGGGCTCGGAAAGTCGCCCGCGTGCTCCGTCATCTTCGCCTCCACGTTCCGGAAGAACGTCAGCAGGTCGGACGGCTTCAACCCATTCAACGCAAGTCTGATATTGGCTTTCATCCTGTTCGGTACCCGGGCCCGGTGTACCACGCCGTGGTTGTGGGTGGCCCGTGGCGGCTGCAACGGCGGGCTTCGCAGCGGGTTTTTCCGCCGCGCCCCCCTATTCCACCCGGAATAAATGGGCGCTTGCATCCTGCTGTTCAAGCCACCCGGCATCATTCCCTATGGATTATTGCATGCGCCACGGAATTACCGCCGGATCGCCCACTACGTACCGCCGTGCGGGTTCCCTCATCCGGCGGAAGGACCGATCCCTTTGATCACCTCCAGGCCCTCATCCGGCGAAAGGATCGACCACCATGGTCCAGGGAAGGCATTCATCCGGCGAAAGCTTCGATCGCCTTGATCCGGGGATGGCCCTCATCCGGCGAAAGGCTCGATCGCCTTGGTCCGGGGAAGGCCCTCATCCGGCGAAGTGAACGATCGCCATGGTCATGTCAAGATCATCATCCGGCGCAAGGCCCGATGCACTTGATGAAGGGAAGGCTATCATCCACCCCAGGGATCGATCCCCGCGATCAATGGCCGGGCATCATCCGCCGGATCGGTGCGCGGCCTGGCGGCTTCAGGCCTGGGAGCCACCGGACTGTTGGGCCGCCTGCTGGTCCACACCTCCGCAGGGTCTCCTGAGGCACGAAGGGACCCTGCGCATAGGAACGCGGGAAGCCCACACCTCCGCAGGGTCTCCTGAGGCACGAAGGGACCCTGCGCATAGGAACGCGGGAAGCCCACACCTCCGCAGGGTCTCCTGAGGCACGAAGGGACCCTGCGCATAGGAACGCGGGAAGCCTATCGGCAAAACCACGCAGACCCAGGGCGGAAGCTCCTATCATACAGAACGCAGGGTCCCTTCGGAGACCCTGCGGAGGTTCAGAGACCCTGCGGAGGTTCAGCCCGGCGGCTTCAGGCCAGGGAGCCACCGGACTGTTGGGCCGCCTGCTGGTCCTCGCCGCCGGGTGGTGGCGGGTGGTGGTGCACCACCTGTATGCGGGGCATGCTGCCCAGCAGGTCGGTGAAGTCGGACAGCTCGCGGCCCAGCAGCCGCGCCATGTCCTGCATCTGCAGAAAGGTGGGCTCGCCCAGGCCCTTTTCCCATTTGCACACCTGGCCCTGCGACACGCCCGCCTCGGCGCCCACATGGTCCTGCGTAAGCCCGCGCGCCACGCGGAACAGTTGCAACCGCCTGCCCAGGGCCACCCGCAATTGCTTGCGCCGTTCGCTCGCACGTCCGCTGGTCATGGGTGCCAACGTAGGGCCACCGCACAAACGCCACAATACCCTCACCAGGGTATTTTTCCGGCTTGCCCTTACGCACAGCGCCCCCCGCAGCGCAAGTTGCGGGTTGGGCGGCCTTGCGCTTTGTGGCGTGTCCGCAGTGCTACCGGGCTGTCGCGCTCATCCATCGGTGCGCTTGCCCTACTGTGCTTTTTCACCATGCCATGCCATTTTCCCGCCCGGGCCGGTATGCGGGCGGTGCATGATCGCTATTTTGAGCCGCCATGTGGAACGAAGAACAAGTGAAGGAGCACGAGGAATTGCTGCTGACCATGCTGCGGAAGCAAGGCAGCGTGGGCGAAGCCAGGGCCATGGGCGGCCTGGGCATCACCAAGGAGCAATACGCCACCCTGAAGGAACGCCTGCTGCACAAAGGCCTGGCCGAACGCGGCCGGGGCCGGGGCGGGCCATTGGTGTGGAAGGCGGAGGCCGCGAAGGTGGCCGCAGGCCAGGAGGCCATTGAGCCCAAAGCCGGCAACCCGGCAGCCCGGGCGCCAGCAAGCCGCGCAGCGGAAAAGCCTGCAGGCCCACAGGCCCATGGCCAGGAGGCCTCCAAGCCCACAGGCCGAAAAGCCAAAGGCCCAAAAGCCCCGGTAGAAGAGCCCATCGAAAAGCAGCTCTGGCGCGCCGCCGACAAGCTGCGCAAGAACATCGACGCCGCCGAGTACAAGCACATCGTGCTCGGCCTCGTCTTCCTCAAGTACATCAGCGATGCCTTCGTGGAACTGTACTCCACCCTGAAGGCGGGCGAGGGCGAGTACGCCGGGGCCGACCCCGAGGACAAGGACGAGTACAAGGCGGAGAACGTCTTCTTCGTGCCGCCCGGCGCGCGGTGGAGCTTCCTGCAAAGCCACGCCAAGCAGCCCACCATCGGCAAAACGGTGGATGAGGCCATGGACGCCATCGAGCGGGAGAACGACTCGCTGAAGGGCGTGCTGCCCAAGGTGTACGCCCGGCAGAACCTGGACCCCACCAGCCTCGGCGGCCTCATCGACCTCATCGGCAACATCGCCCTGGGCGATGCCAAGAGCCGCAGCGCCGACGTGCTGGGCCACGTGTTCGAGTACTTCCTGGGCGAGTTCGCGCTGGCCGAAGGCAAGAAGGGCGGCCAGTTCTACACCCCACGCTCCGTGGTGGAACTGCTGGTGAGGATGCTGGAGCCGTACAAGGGCCGCGTCTTCGATCCCTGCTGCGGCAGCGGCGGCATGTTCGTGCAATCCGAAAAGTTCGTCACCGAGCACCAGGGCAAGGTCAACGACATCTCCATCTACGGGCAGGAGAGCAACCAGACCACCTGGCGGCTGGCCAGGATGAACCTCGCCATCCGCGGGTTGGACAGCTCGCAGGTGAAGTGGAACAGCGAGGGCTCCTTCCTCAACGATGCGCACAAGGACCTGAAGGCCGACTACATCATCGCCAACCCGCCCTTCAACGTGAGCGACTGGAGCGGCGACCTCCTGCGCACCGACGGCCGCTGGCAATACGGCGTGCCGCCCGTGGGCAACGCCAACTTCGCGTGGATGCAGCACTTCATCCACCACCTCGGCCCCGGCGGGCAGGCGGGCGTGGTGCTGAGCAAGGGCGCCCTCACCAGCAAGAGCGGCGGCGAGGGCGAGATCCGCAAGGCCATGGTGGAAGCGGGCCTCATCGATTGCATCGTGAACCTGCCCGCCAAATTGTTCTTGAACACGCAAATACCGGCCTCTTTGTGGTTCATGAGCAGGAACAGGGCGAACGGCAAATTCCGGAACCGCACCAACGAGATCCTCTTTATTGACGCGCGGCACCTGGGCCACCTGGTGAACCGCCGCACGCGCGAGTTCAGCGCGGAGGACATCAACACCATTGCGGAGACCTACCACAACTGGCGCAATCCCGGAGGGGCACCCGAAGGCCGCATTCAATTCCCCTCCTCCGGAGGGGTGGCCGAAGGCCGGGGTGGTCATACCACCACACCAACGAATAGCACCACCCCGCCCGTTGGGCACCCCTCCAAGGGAGGGGAATTGGAATACCGGGATATCCCCGGCTTCTGCTGCGCCGCCCCCATCTCCCGCGTACGCGAGTTGGATTACGTGCTCACCCCCGGCCGCTACGTGGGCCTGGCCGAGGAAGAGGACGACTTCGTGTTCGCCGAGCGCTTCGAGGCGCTGCAAGCCGAGTTCGCCGCGCAGTTGC is a window from the Flavobacteriales bacterium genome containing:
- a CDS encoding (Fe-S)-binding protein; this translates as MTLGNIIFLLILAAAIALFARNVGKVVRNIRLGRDEDRTDRKAERWRTMALVALGQSKMVARPIAGIMHILIYVGFVIINLEVLEIVLDGVLGTHRVGAVLGPFYDLLIGSFEILAVGVLLACFVFIARRAILQLPRFHKPEMKGWPTRDAMVILVAEILLMGAFLKMNATDQVLAQRGVEPYTAAGSYPVSTLLRPFFAGMSDGTVLLFERCFWWFHIVGILAFLNYLPYSKHFHIILAFPNTWYSKLEPKTQVANMPRITGEVRSMIDPAVPPPDPAPARQVAGHEVPERFGAKDVFDLSWKSLMDAYSCTECGRCTSECPANITGKLLSPRKIIMDTRDRLEEVGRNIDANGGTFQADGRDLHSRITDEELWACTTCNACTQACPVNIDPVHIILEMRRYLVMEQSSTRPALTGMFNNVENNGAPWAFGPDRRMEWAQE
- a CDS encoding N-acetylmuramoyl-L-alanine amidase; this encodes MIPHLLLAALVAATVRPSAHAQTNKGLDPHRIRTVVIDAGHGGKDPGATGTGRYKTYEKDVALNVSLLAGKYIQEAFPDVQVIYTRKDDRFVELMERSLIANRAKADLFISIHCNSNDSKAPHGAETYVMGLHKTEANMRVAMKENASILLEEGHELRYDGFNPKDPESIIALSLRQNTHLDHSLLYSALVQKQFKERAGRPDRGVKQAGFLVISYTTMPAVLIELGFLSNAEEEDFLQSARGQDLLASGIYRAFKDYKAQMEGVGAGDAPVVAQQAETPKPAPPPPAAKEVSFKVQVATSSKKLDTKGKQFSGLEHLEEHQGAGLFRYTTGDEATLEAARELQAKCRAMGFDGAFIVAFRKGERIDLQEAVNLARGR
- a CDS encoding LPS-assembly protein LptD, with the translated sequence MLAVDARAQALESEVRYEARDSIRYDLRRQTVYLFGAATVKYEGVQLSAERISFSFKNEEASAFGAPDSTGAVTGKPRFTQEGHTFEADSIRYNFRTKTGLIREVRTEEQGTWVHAGLSKRRPDGEVHGLGGMLTTCDRPKPHYHFKVTRMIVMPDDKIVAGPAYMKVGNVPTPLAVPFGLFPNKKGRSSGILIPVWGSSDQLGYFLLNGGYYLPLSDHWDVQLTGDIYSRGSWAARTITRYRTRYRYSGNLDLNHSTLLSSDPEFPDFSRQQNFFVRWNHQVDPRASLTDRFSASVNVGTSANFTNNFNSSTNDFLSNTFQSNIAWSRIWPGKPYNVAVNLRHSQNTLNRTFDITAPAITANLQRIFPVQMLRRPGAPSRWYDQFGLNWSTSFDNRLSTTEERLYWGNLPTLAGEMRNGVRNTGALTTTLKNRFFSLNPEMRFTNRIYFDYLALALDPETNTTRRDTLPGLRGATDWSAGATLTSKVFFTYTYRGGWLKAIRHVITPSAGFNYRPDTGTEITGPFGPDGGIITYSPFDIGIYGKPSSGESGSINLGLIQNIEAKVRDRKGSTPGEEATKKIKLIDFLGITGNYDMLRDSLRWSPVNIAARTALFNKLNLNLVSLWDPLAVNAQGQRIDRPEAAVSGRLARMVYTNVALGFDVKSPKYGQAIGEAPANDQQVVEETDPGKGARINFSLPWRLGLNYSYDINRIWFADSFTDNDRQSVLFNGDINILKHWKLGFSSGYDLVAEEFTPSSINLYWDLHCWEFNLNVIPTGLRKSFMFRINVKASILKDLKFEQRRPYGGDPGLLY
- a CDS encoding fibronectin type III domain-containing protein, with translation MKANIRLALNGLKPSDLLTFFRNVEAKMTEHAGDFPSPPVAMGEMVTLAQQLEDAIEAAIRGSAQSRLVREERVAEAREVLQRQANYVRLVADGNAAHLERSGFPLTRPRTPVGIPGVPLNMEARMTGLAGQVELRWKSVHGARGYQVWMTDQDPAVSANWQAIGYTTRVKHLVTDLESFKAYFFCVSAIGTAGEGAQSDPALGRAA
- a CDS encoding helix-turn-helix transcriptional regulator, whose protein sequence is MTSGRASERRKQLRVALGRRLQLFRVARGLTQDHVGAEAGVSQGQVCKWEKGLGEPTFLQMQDMARLLGRELSDFTDLLGSMPRIQVVHHHPPPPGGEDQQAAQQSGGSLA
- a CDS encoding SAM-dependent DNA methyltransferase; this translates as MGGLGITKEQYATLKERLLHKGLAERGRGRGGPLVWKAEAAKVAAGQEAIEPKAGNPAARAPASRAAEKPAGPQAHGQEASKPTGRKAKGPKAPVEEPIEKQLWRAADKLRKNIDAAEYKHIVLGLVFLKYISDAFVELYSTLKAGEGEYAGADPEDKDEYKAENVFFVPPGARWSFLQSHAKQPTIGKTVDEAMDAIERENDSLKGVLPKVYARQNLDPTSLGGLIDLIGNIALGDAKSRSADVLGHVFEYFLGEFALAEGKKGGQFYTPRSVVELLVRMLEPYKGRVFDPCCGSGGMFVQSEKFVTEHQGKVNDISIYGQESNQTTWRLARMNLAIRGLDSSQVKWNSEGSFLNDAHKDLKADYIIANPPFNVSDWSGDLLRTDGRWQYGVPPVGNANFAWMQHFIHHLGPGGQAGVVLSKGALTSKSGGEGEIRKAMVEAGLIDCIVNLPAKLFLNTQIPASLWFMSRNRANGKFRNRTNEILFIDARHLGHLVNRRTREFSAEDINTIAETYHNWRNPGGAPEGRIQFPSSGGVAEGRGGHTTTPTNSTTPPVGHPSKGGELEYRDIPGFCCAAPISRVRELDYVLTPGRYVGLAEEEDDFVFAERFEALQAEFAAQLQEEAELNSAILKNLKRVKVDG